DNA from Petrotoga mexicana DSM 14811:
AGAAAAAGGATTTGTTATCTTTTCTGGTATAATTGAAAGCAAAGAGAAATCTGTTATTGAACAAGCAAAAGAAGTGAATTTAGTATTGAGAGATAGAACGGAGGACGGTTCTTGGATAGCTCTATTATTTCACAAGAAGACTTAATAATAATAAAAAAACAATTAGGACGTGGTGTAAGTAATGTATTAAATATTGAAAAAAGATGTATATATGGCTATCCTCAAGTAATAAAGAGCTTTCCTTTAAAAGATGGAAAGCCTTTTCCTACTCTTTACTGGTTAACTTGTCCATATTTAGTGGAAGAAGTTTCTAAGTTGGAAGCACAGCAAAAAATCACGGAAATAGAAAAGATTATACAAAATGATCCAGTATTAAGGCAACAAATGATCCATGCTCACAAAGAAGAAATTAAAAAAAGAATGAAGTTATTAGGAGAAAAAATCAGTTCCCTCTCTGAAAACATGATTAAGAAGTTAAAACAAACGGGAATAGGTGGGATTGAGGATTTTTCTACTATAAAGTGCTTACATTTACACTATGCATCTTATTTAGTTGGGGAGAACAATCCCGTGGGGGAAATAGTGGATCGTTATATTGCTAAGAAATGCTGCGACGACAGTAG
Protein-coding regions in this window:
- a CDS encoding DUF501 domain-containing protein; this encodes MDSSIISQEDLIIIKKQLGRGVSNVLNIEKRCIYGYPQVIKSFPLKDGKPFPTLYWLTCPYLVEEVSKLEAQQKITEIEKIIQNDPVLRQQMIHAHKEEIKKRMKLLGEKISSLSENMIKKLKQTGIGGIEDFSTIKCLHLHYASYLVGENNPVGEIVDRYIAKKCCDDSRCEKWVGCGAKGR